The DNA segment GAATCTCATACACAGAGAAGTCTTCCAAGAAGGCAGTCAGGCTGAGGGGGATGAAAACAAAGAGTCTAAATTGAACCAAGCAGGCAAGGATCAAAACCCGGGAACTCATTACTCATAAGAAAACGCTGGGAAATTTGGCTTCAAGGTTCAAAGATAATCTGGCACAAACAAAAGGAAGGATGAGAGCCGGAGCAATTAGACACAGGTGGAGCACATCAGGATAGCGGAGACAACCAAGGGCGCGCCGAGCGCCAACGTGAGAAGCGAAGGGGTGAAATCTCGGAAGTGACTTGATAAGCAAACAGACGGGGAGCGATAAGGTGACGTGGCGGCAAGTCGTATTAGAGCGTGCTGTTCCTGACTCTTCGAGCCGGAAGgctttattttgtcactctttGGATTGAAATACAGAATTATCTTTTGGGTTGTGCACACAATGGACGTACTGATGTGATCTTTAACAATGTTCACACAGCATGGGAGCGCTTTTTACATGTCGTGGGACTCGATGGCGGAGGTTCAAACCGGATACATTTGGATTTGTTGCAACTGTATGATTAGAAATAAACCTTTTATAGGAGTGTCAACTGTTGGAGTGCATTATGGGTGCGTGCAGATGGTTACAGATGTTTCAAAGTTTGGGGGCTGAACGACTTCGTCCTCCTTAATGGTCCACCTTAAAAGGTGGAGTCCAGGGGCGTCGAAATGGTGAGTCACACTTCATTTCATGTTGATAAGAACAACTGAATTTGAGGGGGTCAGAATCCCAAGCGACCCCTATACAACTAAAAGTGCTGGGGAAAATCCTGCATATATCTGAATTACATCCCTGTCAtataaaatgtaacaaaaaaaaacaaaaaaaaactttttaaagcTGTTATTTAAATCAAGTTTGTTTTGTCAAATTATTCTTCATACGATTCTTAAATCGGTTCTTCTCTTGACATCTGTGGAacaattttcatattctgaataatattattttcatatttcttttcatggtaaaaataaacataggacttttcattttttcatttatattgtcTCTTTCAGAAGGTGTTACGCAGTATGACAAAAGCAACAATTCTAACTAATTTATGTAGATTCAGCTGAAGcagaagtttatttatttatcatgtcaAAACCCTCAGAATaattcctttttatttattttttaaagactaTCTCACTAATATTTCCCAATTTTTTctctgtattatattatattacattatattacattacattatattatattatattatattatattcagcTTTTACATAGTGCCTATGATTAAGATTGGCGCCGATTCTAAGTAGCAGTTCAATTATTCATAAAACATACAGACAAAGCTTCAAGCCTTCATGCAGGCTGGAACAACTGTGGCCCCTCCTTTCTTCAGTCCTTGTAAAATGTTGCAGCTGTAACCGAgcaaacatgaaagtttaatcCCCGGGATGTCCGACTGACTCGCCCAAACATACGCCCCCGCATTCACGCATCCAAGCAGGCACATCACTTCTTGTTCTCTTTCGCTTACAGTcattaaaatttcatctgcagGATATAGGGATTTCATTCTATTGAGCTGTTTGTAGAGCTTTTATTTTCCTACTCCTTAAATATTCAAGACAAATTCATCCTCCAGCGGACATAATCGTCAAACGCCTGCTGTAATTTGTGGTGTCTagcctgatttatttattttcttcatggtTACAATGATTTTTCTCGAGCTGCAAAATTCCCTGCATGGACCGAAAATATATCTGCAGTTAACATTTGCCCTTTGAGTCCCACTGAGCGTCCGCATGAGGCTTGTGGTCAGTCGGCCTATCTGCTTACGAACAGAAACACACCCCTAAGACATTTATCCAAAGGTTAATATTTTatagacacttttttttttcttaacatgTTCCACAGACACAGTTCCAGAAACAGATTCTGTCAGATGATGAGACTTGTGTTGAGGCGAAGATGTGGAGCAGCTTCGCTCTTACTCTGCAGCGACATACACGTCCAAAACATACATTTTACTTACATGTGTAATAAAACTGGAATTAAAATAGTGATTCATCACTCCTCAATTTGTCAAAATGTCATTCATCCTCACTCATTCTATAGTGAACCACAACGATTGCATTGGTTAAACAGCCACTGCGTATTAAAAAGAAGGTGGTGTGTTGCCTGGTTGATCCTGATGTCACGCGGCTGTGAGGATGTGAAATGAGAGggttttcttcctctgctgtgaccTCTGCCGTTTACCGCACTTCATTTCTATCTTATAGTATATTGCTATTTAATTTTCAACCAGAAAACGCAAATTTCAACCCTTATCCAGTACAACAGTATTATTCTAAATGtactattattataattgttgttattattattgttaatttctttttaatattttttaactgAGATTTATTCGTTTTTTATTATActgtgatatttagacattttaaaatgtgtctccAAATGTATACTTGTTGggatttttaaagattttttttcatatttatgcaCTTTTTGAAATCGTATTAAAACATAGTTTATTCACatagtgtatttttttatttgtattaatttCATAcgacattaaaaatacatattattattaattaactATATTACATTTTATCTATGTTTCCTGGATCTGCTGCAGAATCTGTTGCAGAACTtgcatatacaagtaacatccaacttaggACTGAGATCGGTTTCAACCAACCGGTCAGAAGTCAGActggatgtaagtcgaatgccattcaaaatgcccggcatgagggttataggtaccactgtatggaATACACAATGTCTATCTGAtatggtagatcgctgtgtggctgcttgtgctgcggtgccaaacattgaatgaaagaaaaaagtgcatcggctggccgtggtcgtaagtacggtatatagatatatatagatagatagatagatagatagatagatagatagatatcgcAATGACaagctccaaaaccaacatggcgactgaagaagtattgataatgtagcgcttgcaaaaaagacaaaacagaggcagcgttgtcggaggcagtggtcggtgaggccggtAAATATATTGTGACCCGAGGACGGAAAATTCCCGCCATTGTTCAGGACACAGGTCCTTTTCGTGCATCATTACAGCGACATATCGGGTAGTAGCAGCAATACTGCCCCATTTgtacggaggaaatgaacgcCGAGCAGGGACAAAAGGCTCCATCCGTATCCGGATCCGTAGATGAGCTTTTACTTGGAAGTTAGTTAGTTGTACATATATTTTACACCTTGAGAGGGACGCTAAACAGCAGGGCAAAACAGGAGAGTCAGCGGACTATAAGTAGGGGCCTAAGTAGAGGACACGATTGAAGGCTTGACTTCACCTGTGTTCACCTGCTTTTAGCCAGCGCAGAGCAGCATCAACCAAATACATTTCATAGCGTTTTATAGAGCTTCCAAGAAAACGGTATGGGTGGCGTCAAACAATTCAAAATCTCAACTTGAGTGAAAGTTGTGTTGCCATGAACACACAATGAAATGACAGCAGCAATAGACATCTAAATTTCAGTAGATGATGAGTGTtgctgtccacctcatctgaaAGTGTGCAGTTTTTGGAAAGGAACACACAGGAAGAACAATGTCTCCTCATTGGCTCCTTGTTGAAATGATTCCTCTGAAACAGAGCAGGGAATTGAGGGTGAGATCATAAGCTAATGCTCTAATTCCAAAATTTCCAGCCTCGGGGATCTATGACTGGTAAAACTGTCTCGCGATTAGCAAAAAGTATAGTTGATCAAAGAGCGCGAGCAGGATTCTTCCTTTTGATCTTTGTCATTATGAGTCGTACACAAGCGTCTGGCAGCTCCGCCGTGGTGTGATCTGGGTCAGGAAACAAACAAGAGGCGCATCAAAGCACAACACGACAATAAAACCCGGGATGATCAAGGAATGACCCCTCCGAGGGTTTTACTACGGTGGTCAATCCAACGCCGAGGGATCAGAAGGGCTGCTGCCCTTGGAACCTACTGTAAGCGCCGACGATGATTCATAGTTGTAGAGTTCATGCCTAGCCAGACAGACCGGCTGATGGAGCTGACCAAAACTGCCCTCACACGCTGGGGATACACCGCCTGATAGAAACAGAAGGGCTGTCAGCTTGTTTTCCATCTTTGaatgagtaaaataaaataatattaataaaatctGTCCAGCGTCTTCAATGATGAGgactgaaagagctgagctaaaagggaAAGCTCTTGATTTACCCTATCTTGAGgtagtgacaaaaaaaacaagatacaCACGACCAAAATTAGTTTTCCCCGCTGGGTGGCAGGAGCCTCCCTTTGCTATAAAGAAGTCAGTCATCCAAGACAAATTTAAACCAGACTGTATCCTTCACAGCAAGAGTTAGATGTTTTTAGGATGCCTCCCAGTAGGGGTACTCCAGtctgacgggaggttctggtctggatggaccgtagcctcctgccagagggaagaggaacaaccagtccatgtccaggatgagaagggtcggctctgatccgacctgcacgtctctgggtcctggagacatacaggtccttaagaggtggcaggctgcaaccgatcaccttctcagcagaacgtacgatgcgctgcagtctgctcttgtccctggaggtggcgctgttgtaccagacagtgatagaggagctgaggatggactggatgatggccgtgtagaactccaccagcaacttcgtcggcagtcgtagttttcgtagctgcctcaggaagaacattctctgctgggccttcctgatgagggacctgatggttggctcccatatGACGTCTCATggtggtggttcctaggaagcaggaggagtctacaataggaatgagtgaaccagccaacatgagaggggactgttactctcctgaagtctatgaccatctccactgtcttctgggcgttgtgCTCCAgattgttgtggctgcaccaggacaccagccgctccacctccctcctgtaagccgactcatctccatctgagatgagccccatgatggtggtgtcatccgcagacttgatcagcttcacggactggtggctgaaGGTGCAGCAGGTACTGTACAGaaagaagagccatggagagagaacacagccctgaggagacccgatgttgagggtccgagtgtcggagacggTCGTCCCCAGCtacacacgctgactccggctggtcaggaagtctgtcatccatctgcagagggagtcaggcacatcgagctggcgaagcttgtcttcaagcagagttggaagaattgtgttaaagaccgagctgaagtccacaaacaggatcctgacataggttcctggggagtgaagggcctggttcactgcatcgtccacagatctgttggctctgtaggcaaactgcaatgagtccaggtgagaagcagtgatagatttcaggtgagagagaaccaggcgctcaaaggacttcatgaccacagacgtcagtgccaccagtctgtagtcattcagtcctgtgatcctggctctCTTGGGAACAGGAACGATAGTAactatatttgtttatttgttgtttctcATCATGGTGCCATTCAAGCTGGAGCTGAAAGGATTATTCAACTAGTCAAATGCATCCTGTAAtctttgaaaataaagtttttttggggggggtgtTTGGAAGTTGATGGCACAGCCGGTGGCACAGACACCAAGTCATGCCACCAAAAGTCCATCTGACTTGGTACTTCATTTGGTAGGTCATCTAGACCCGTCATTTTCACAGAGATTTGAAACATTTTAACAGTATGAGGAGAAGTCATTGGAAACCAAACAAGCTCATCACAGACATGCATCGAACTGGTCAGAGACCATCTGTCCGGGGCTTTGGCCTCTGTTGAGGTGTCAACAGACTCACTGTGTTGCAGTACTCACATGATGGTGAACTGATGTCGCCTGATCACACTCTGGACAGAAACCACCTGTAGTATGAAGCTGTCCCTGCTctcactgctgccccctcgacccggcataaaacatggaaaatgaaaagatgGAATTAGTACCACTAACTTCTACCTAAACCTGCTTGACATTACAGATATTAAAGCCAACTGAGTCAAACTTCTAGACAGGCTCCTAAAGACTGTCTTGATAGTCGGCTTCAGTGATcgaggtttgcagtctgtgCCCAAAATAGCTTCAGCTGCTGTTCGGTCGCACGGTGGGACCAAACTCAACTGGTAATTCACTGAATTGTGCCACCTCAATATGGCTATTGGTGTGATGTCATTCATTCCACCAGACTGATAACAACATCACGACACTCCTGCTCTTaaagtgtggaggaggaggatgtgtcAAAGAACAAGGttagtgcagttttttttatgtgtaatCCTTAGTtctaatttaaaatgaaaaagaactcaactacattttattttattgtctatTTTCAGGTGTGTTTTGAGACGATTTAAGCAAACATTTCATTGGTTAAGCCCTTCTCGATGAATCAGTCATGATCATGCgttgtttttattaataaatagTGGTGGTGAATATATATTTCCATTAAACCAGAAACAAATTAAGAAGGATATTAATACAAGTGCACGCAGCACTAACGAGGCCGAATATAAATGATGCGTGGCTGCCATCTTGTGGTTAAAAATGAATCATATCGACGGGAATTAACGGTTTATATTTGGCATTGACTTGTCCCAGCTACAGTTTCATAAATTGTGACTGATCCGGCATGATGCTTGAgcgatgggaggaaaccagagtgctcgaACCGGTGACCATTTTGCTCGGAAGCGGCAGCACTGATGTAATGGCTGTTAAGTCTCAAACATGTACAAGAGCTGACTGGCTTTCCGACGGTATAAAACTCGATATTTTACGAACAGTAATATAAGGCAGAGACGGTGATGTTGTTATTTCCCATCGCACATCACCCCTCTCTCCCCCGCTTCTCTCGCACAGAcaatgagggaaggaggaggggagagatgCAAGGGAAATGCGAAGCTATTTTTGAGGTAAATAAGACAAAGTACAAGTTGACAAGGGAATAGTGACAGGTAGGGACTTCTCCCCAGAGAGCTCATTATCCTCCCGCTACCGGAGCTCACTCGAATCACCCGCATATACAACGAAAATACCATTTAGCTGGTGACAACAAGTCCTGAAAATACCTCATAGCTAGCACGCCATTCTGGAGCCAACGTTGACTGGCAGCTGCTGACTTTGCATATTGCTGCTCTCACATATTATAGCTGCGTCAGCCAGATACAAGAAAGTAAACTACATGCTCCGGCGACTATAACTGCGAGCTGTGCTCCGAATAAAACGTATGATAACACCTACCTTATTGGCTGAGAAGAGTTTTTCTGTAAAGAAATGAAGTTTACGGAAGGTAGCATTTTTCTATtcctcctgcagggggcagcaacACGCTTTCGAATGACTGAAACTActcgaagaagaagagaaaagacaCCCACAACAAGCCATGGAGATTGAGGCTTGGTTCATGGATGGTTCCGATGAGGACCAAAGGAAGCCTCACAAGCTGGACCCGAACCAGCCGGTGTCCCTGGCGGAGTTAGAAAAACTGGGTGTCTTCCACTGGAAAGTAGGTGACGCGTCAATGTTTGGCGTCGTTGTATTTTTCTTGTCTGATCCGAACTTTTGCGTGTTAGTTACTGCTAAAACCGATCGTTATAAACAACGAAGTCACAGACGTTAAAGTCATCGTCTGTTTTGCGATGGTCTGCACACGATTCTTTTGTTGCAAAAAACTTAAGTAGCTTAAGAGTTGCCTCTACTTAAAAACATACATTGCTTGCAGAAATTCTTGATTCAATTTGTATGTCATATTATAGTATATTAAATTGGAAATCTGGCCATTAATATTTCTTAGCTTCAGGAAACACTCAGTAGAGAGTGCATAATATTAATAAGCTACTTATTAATGTGTATTACTTGTTAGCATCTTGCACACTAAGACTACTGATTGTTTGGTGTTTGTGTATCAAGTCTCCTTGGAATCTTCACAAGACGACCAGaagtgtatttttctttatcattttgtaGATTGGAGGACAGTTCTTTGAGCGCTGTcgattattttttataattattgttgttattgctgTGCAAAATTCATATCTGTCAATCTGTTTTTTCCCTCTTCtgcttatttttttcagttagaTGCAGATATTTATGAAACGGACCCGAAGTTGAAGCAGCTCCGCGAGGAGCGTGGCTACTCTTACTTTGACATCATCACCATTCACAAGGACAAGCTGCCGAATTATGAGGAGAAGGTGTTCTCCCTGTTGTCTGTCAGCAGTTGTCTGAATCTTGATAGTTAAGAAATGTCTTTCCCACAGCTGAAAATGTTCTTCGAGGAGCACCTCCACCTGGATGATGAGATCCGATACATCCTGGACGGACGAGCTTACTTCGATGTCCGAGACAAGGAGGACCGTTGGATCAGGATTTCAATGAGCAAGGGGGACTTGATCACTCTGCCTGCTGGCATCTATCACAGATTCAGCCTTGATGAGACGGTTCGTATCAAACTCTGAGTAGTGCACGACTTGACTTAATGCCCAGATGATGAATCCTTTCCACATAACATTATTGTTTAGAAGTTAAATCAGATGACATGAATAAAACCAGTAACAGAAttagaaatacagtggtaccttggttttcgaacatcccagaattggaacaaatcggagttcgaacaaaaatttagagatttgcttcggatttcgaacaaaaatacaaaactcgaacgcccctgaaaaaaggtggaaaaATCATAACAtgtgcagaccgatcagctgacccacgacgcgctttgtcattgtgtataacgcagcctctgtatgcagacgtgtcccgttagctacatttactgactgttttttcttcatattgaggtgtaaaacctttcctgtctccacactggaccgtggtagagtgtcacaggggaggtgctcgctctctacacctccgaggctcactccagggtttgatgtcctgttgtgggctggagctgggacagggatgaggcgagtctgggacagagcgtgacttggtttatgactttgtcacagccaaactgcacagaagcgcacattcagagctggacacgcaccgggcacctcttcacttctggagagacgtcactcactcggcaacccctcccacatgcagcggccacacacatagaggaacagcgcacctgcagcagacactctacattcactcctacaaaagcctgttttaaggcttgtaaccttctttttccattcattgtaatgggaaaagtcgattcagatttcaaacaaatcgcttctcgaacgtccgtctggaacggattgttgtcgagaactgaggtaccactgtatctttaaattaataaaagttGTATCCAATATTAAGTTCTTAACTTTCATCTTTCATGTGTCTTCACAGAACTACACAAAAGCAATGAGGCTGTTTGTCGGTGAGCCAGTGTGGACAGCGTACAACCGGCCTGCAGATGAATTCGCAAGCCGCCAGAAATATCTGGCGTCCCTGCAGGTTTCATGAGGAACTGCAGGCTGGATTTTAAGCCCAGAATAAGATCAATTTAATTCATGCTTTCTGGCTGTGATGACATTTATCGACAACAAATCACCAATCACTTAAGACAATTACCTAGACATGGTAAAGCATGATCTATCTTTTATGTAACTGTGTTCATTTGACTTATTTCACTTTATAACTGATGATTCCAGCCA comes from the Synchiropus splendidus isolate RoL2022-P1 chromosome 16, RoL_Sspl_1.0, whole genome shotgun sequence genome and includes:
- the adi1 gene encoding acireductone dioxygenase, encoding MEIEAWFMDGSDEDQRKPHKLDPNQPVSLAELEKLGVFHWKLDADIYETDPKLKQLREERGYSYFDIITIHKDKLPNYEEKLKMFFEEHLHLDDEIRYILDGRAYFDVRDKEDRWIRISMSKGDLITLPAGIYHRFSLDETNYTKAMRLFVGEPVWTAYNRPADEFASRQKYLASLQVS